In Priestia megaterium NBRC 15308 = ATCC 14581, the following proteins share a genomic window:
- the putP gene encoding sodium/proline symporter PutP → MDIGVYISLGIYFVGMLGIGWYAYTKTTQDVSGYMLGGRGLGPAVTALSAGASDMSGWMLMGLPGSMYVTGLSSLWLAVGLSIGAYLNYLILAPRLRTYTEVANDSITIPDFFENRFGDHAKILRTVSAIVIFIFFTLYTSAGMVSGGRLFESAFGVNYQIGLFVTASVVIAYTLFGGFLAVSLTDFVQGVIMFLALVLVPIVAFTNVGGVNTTIDIVQDINPAYLDIFKGTTVLGIISFLAWGLGYFGQPHIIVRFMAISSVKELKPARRIGMSWMIISIIGAMLTGLVGIAYVEKTGMKLADPETIFIKFADILFNPLITGFLYAALLAAIMSTISSQLLVTASSVTEDFYKTFFRRKASDKELVTVGRAAVLGVAIIGILLSLKPSDTILGLVGYAWAGFGSAFGPAILLSLYWKRMTRWGALAGMIVGAATVLIWVNTPLKDALYEMIPGFFLSLLAVIIVSLLTKKPSNDVQNQFIEMKEILIKESK, encoded by the coding sequence GTGGATATTGGTGTTTATATTTCACTGGGCATTTATTTTGTAGGAATGCTTGGAATAGGATGGTATGCCTACACAAAAACAACTCAAGACGTATCGGGTTACATGCTAGGCGGACGCGGACTAGGTCCGGCCGTTACTGCGCTTTCAGCTGGCGCTTCAGATATGAGTGGATGGATGTTAATGGGGCTTCCAGGATCCATGTATGTGACAGGTCTTTCAAGTTTATGGCTTGCAGTAGGTTTATCTATTGGTGCTTATTTAAATTATTTAATCCTCGCTCCGCGTCTTCGCACTTATACGGAAGTAGCGAATGACTCCATTACAATTCCAGACTTTTTTGAAAACCGCTTTGGCGACCATGCCAAGATTCTTCGAACAGTATCAGCGATTGTTATCTTTATTTTCTTCACTCTTTACACTTCAGCTGGTATGGTATCAGGCGGACGATTGTTCGAATCGGCATTTGGTGTGAATTATCAAATTGGCTTATTTGTAACAGCATCTGTTGTTATTGCCTACACCCTTTTCGGCGGATTTTTAGCTGTTAGTTTAACAGATTTTGTTCAAGGTGTTATTATGTTTCTTGCCTTAGTTTTAGTACCTATTGTAGCTTTCACCAATGTTGGAGGCGTTAACACAACAATAGATATTGTACAGGACATTAATCCAGCATATCTTGACATTTTTAAAGGTACGACCGTTTTAGGTATTATATCTTTCTTAGCCTGGGGACTTGGCTATTTCGGGCAGCCTCATATTATCGTTCGCTTTATGGCTATCTCTTCTGTTAAGGAGTTAAAACCCGCACGTCGTATTGGAATGAGCTGGATGATTATTTCTATTATTGGTGCTATGCTGACAGGACTTGTTGGGATTGCATATGTAGAAAAAACAGGTATGAAACTAGCAGATCCTGAAACTATTTTTATTAAATTTGCGGATATACTCTTCAATCCATTAATTACTGGATTCTTATATGCAGCTTTACTAGCGGCAATTATGAGTACCATTTCTTCTCAGCTGCTTGTAACGGCAAGCTCTGTTACAGAAGACTTTTATAAAACATTTTTCCGACGCAAGGCCTCTGACAAAGAGCTTGTGACGGTTGGAAGAGCTGCGGTTTTAGGTGTTGCAATTATTGGCATTTTGCTTTCTTTAAAACCTAGTGATACGATTTTAGGGCTGGTTGGATATGCTTGGGCTGGATTTGGTTCAGCTTTTGGTCCTGCTATTTTACTAAGTCTTTACTGGAAGCGTATGACTCGATGGGGAGCACTTGCAGGGATGATTGTAGGTGCTGCTACAGTATTAATTTGGGTAAATACTCCATTGAAGGATGCCCTTTACGAAATGATTCCTGGGTTCTTTTTAAGCTTATTAGCTGTTATTATTGTAAGTTTACTAACAAAGAAACCGTCAAACGATGTTCAAAATCAATTCATTGAAATGAAAGAAATCTTAATAAAAGAATCGAAATAA
- a CDS encoding trans-sulfuration enzyme family protein — protein sequence MHTNNNKYRFGTNLIHANTGIDGHFGAVNVPIYQVSTFNQEDETNNGRYDYSRSGNPTREALENSIAQLENGYAGFAFSSGMAAISSVLSIFESGDEILVSHDTYGGTYRVLTRLFSKFGIKTTFVDTTKVEKVEEAITKDTKAIYIESPSNPFLQVTDIKAVASLAKERNLLTIVDNTFLTPYLQQPIDLGVNIVIHSATKYISGHSDVIGGLVVVSDEKLAEEVKFVQNAFGAILGPQDCFLLLRGIKTLKVRLDQQLKTALQFAKWLEEQSLVSRVYYPGLKSHPDHKLISEQANGYGAMISFQVQDEKVARHILQGVKLASIGVSLGAVESILTHPATMSHASIPKEVREEKGITDSLLRLSVGLEEFEDLKQDFNAVFQSLEEKALIK from the coding sequence ATGCATACCAACAATAATAAATATAGATTTGGTACGAACTTAATTCATGCAAATACAGGAATTGACGGTCATTTTGGAGCGGTTAACGTACCTATTTATCAGGTATCTACATTTAACCAAGAAGATGAGACGAACAACGGCCGCTATGACTATTCTCGTTCAGGAAATCCAACTCGTGAGGCTTTAGAAAACAGCATTGCTCAGCTAGAAAATGGATACGCTGGTTTTGCTTTTTCATCAGGTATGGCTGCTATCTCATCGGTGTTATCTATTTTTGAATCAGGGGATGAAATTTTAGTTTCACATGATACGTACGGCGGGACATATCGTGTATTAACACGGTTATTTTCAAAGTTTGGTATCAAAACAACTTTTGTTGATACAACGAAGGTTGAGAAAGTAGAAGAAGCTATCACAAAAGATACGAAGGCTATTTATATCGAAAGCCCTTCAAATCCATTTTTACAGGTAACGGATATTAAAGCAGTAGCAAGTTTGGCGAAGGAGCGCAACCTCCTTACAATTGTGGATAACACGTTTTTAACACCTTATCTACAGCAGCCGATTGACCTTGGCGTAAATATTGTGATTCATAGTGCTACAAAATATATCAGCGGTCACAGTGACGTCATTGGCGGTCTAGTTGTGGTAAGCGATGAAAAGCTAGCAGAAGAAGTAAAGTTTGTACAAAATGCTTTTGGTGCTATCTTAGGACCGCAGGATTGTTTTTTACTGCTTCGAGGAATTAAGACATTAAAAGTTCGTTTAGATCAGCAGTTAAAAACAGCGCTGCAGTTTGCAAAGTGGCTTGAAGAACAATCTCTAGTGAGCCGTGTATACTACCCGGGTTTAAAAAGTCATCCAGACCACAAACTGATTTCAGAACAAGCAAATGGATATGGAGCTATGATTTCTTTCCAAGTACAGGATGAAAAAGTAGCGCGACATATTTTACAAGGAGTCAAATTGGCTTCAATTGGTGTTAGTCTAGGTGCAGTTGAGTCCATTCTAACGCATCCTGCAACAATGTCTCATGCGAGTATCCCAAAAGAAGTGCGTGAAGAAAAAGGAATTACTGATTCACTTCTTCGCCTTTCAGTAGGGTTAGAGGAATTCGAGGATTTGAAGCAAGACTTTAACGCTGTTTTTCAAAGCTTAGAAGAAAAGGCGTTAATTAAATAA
- a CDS encoding CotG/ExsB N-terminal domain-containing protein, with amino-acid sequence MHITPEKIKEAAEALECTELKSFMFQEPTAGPLTKPRRSSRSTGRSRRSTRRSSRRSTRRSTRRSRRSSRRSRRSSRRSRRSTRRSSRRSTRRSTRRSRRSSRRSRRSSRRSRRSSRRSRRSSRRSRRSSRRSRRSSRRSRRSSRRSRRSTRRSRRSTRRSRRSTRRSRRSTRRSRRSTRRSRRSTRRSRRSTRRSRRS; translated from the coding sequence TTGCATATTACACCTGAAAAAATTAAAGAGGCTGCTGAAGCCCTGGAATGTACAGAACTGAAATCTTTTATGTTTCAAGAGCCAACTGCCGGTCCACTAACAAAGCCGCGTCGCTCTTCTCGTAGCACTGGCCGCTCTCGTCGTTCTACTCGTCGTTCTTCTCGTCGTTCTACTCGTCGTTCTACTCGCCGCTCTCGTCGTTCTTCTCGCCGCTCTCGTCGTTCTTCTCGCCGCTCTCGTCGTTCTACTCGTCGTTCTTCTCGTCGTTCTACTCGTCGTTCTACTCGCCGCTCTCGTCGTTCTTCTCGCCGCTCTCGTCGTTCTTCTCGCCGCTCTCGTCGTTCTTCTCGCCGCTCTCGTCGTTCTTCTCGCCGCTCTCGTCGTTCTTCTCGCCGCTCTCGTCGTTCTTCTCGCCGCTCTCGTCGTTCTTCTCGCCGCTCTCGTCGTTCTACTCGCCGTTCTCGTCGTTCTACTCGCCGTTCTCGTCGTTCTACTCGTCGTTCACGTCGTTCTACTCGTCGTTCACGTCGTTCTACTCGTCGTTCACGTCGTTCTACTCGTCGTTCACGTCGTTCTACTCGTCGTTCACGCCGCTCTTAA
- a CDS encoding cold-shock protein, giving the protein MATTGTVKWFNSEKGFGFIEVPGENDVFVHFSAIQSEGFKTLEEGQKVEFEIVEGQRGPQAENVVKL; this is encoded by the coding sequence ATGGCTACTACAGGTACAGTAAAATGGTTTAACAGTGAAAAGGGCTTCGGTTTTATCGAAGTACCAGGCGAAAATGACGTATTCGTTCATTTTTCAGCTATCCAATCTGAAGGCTTCAAAACATTAGAAGAAGGCCAAAAAGTTGAATTTGAAATCGTTGAAGGTCAACGTGGACCTCAAGCGGAGAATGTTGTAAAATTATAA
- a CDS encoding DUF6509 family protein codes for MFTIKEYTAEQLQDPFGLLLGERYEFHLYIEVEEDDELYTGNDLALRLVYIKGEDNTSIAQTHFYEVSTNKVLDFDLEEEEEEAVKEFCGKHLPSEEGTNNEE; via the coding sequence ATGTTTACAATTAAAGAATATACAGCTGAACAATTGCAGGATCCATTTGGTCTCCTTCTAGGTGAACGCTATGAATTTCATTTATACATTGAGGTAGAAGAAGATGATGAATTATATACGGGCAACGACCTAGCACTACGCTTAGTATATATTAAAGGCGAAGATAACACTTCTATTGCCCAAACTCATTTTTACGAAGTTTCAACAAATAAAGTATTAGACTTCGACCTTGAAGAAGAGGAAGAAGAAGCTGTAAAAGAGTTTTGCGGGAAGCACTTACCTTCAGAGGAAGGTACAAATAACGAGGAATAA
- a CDS encoding trans-sulfuration enzyme family protein, with protein sequence MKIETLLVRSGVGRDPSTGSITTPIYQASTFAHPALGQSTGFDYARTANPTRTALEEAIAALEKGEVGVAFASGMAGVMAVLALFKNGDHLIVSEDLYGGTYRVLNEIFSEQGITVSYVNTAHLEQVKDALRPNTKALFIETPTNPMMHVTDLPEAIALAKQHDLLTIVDNTFMSPYYQRPLELGADIVIHSASKYIGGHNDVVAGLVVARCSSLGEKIRFYQNAAGAILGPQDSWLLLRGVKTLALRMEKHNENALKIANWLTAHDLVEKVYYPGLETHPGYEIMKKQATGFGGMISFAVSHPDIVSVLLENVKVITFAESLGGVESLMTFPARQTHADIPEEIRNRVGVTNCLLRLSVGIEHADDLIKDLKEAFDAYQQ encoded by the coding sequence ATGAAAATTGAAACATTATTAGTTCGTTCAGGAGTAGGCCGTGACCCTTCAACAGGTTCTATTACAACACCCATTTACCAAGCATCAACATTTGCTCATCCTGCTTTAGGGCAAAGTACAGGATTTGACTATGCACGTACGGCAAATCCTACTCGTACAGCATTGGAAGAAGCAATTGCTGCTTTGGAAAAAGGAGAAGTAGGAGTAGCATTCGCTTCAGGAATGGCGGGTGTAATGGCAGTTTTAGCACTATTTAAAAACGGAGATCATTTAATTGTATCAGAGGATTTATACGGAGGAACGTACCGAGTACTAAATGAAATTTTTTCAGAGCAAGGAATTACTGTTTCGTACGTCAACACAGCCCATCTCGAACAAGTAAAAGATGCGCTTCGTCCCAATACGAAAGCTTTATTTATTGAAACACCTACGAATCCAATGATGCACGTGACTGATTTGCCAGAAGCAATTGCGTTAGCTAAACAGCATGATTTGCTTACTATCGTTGACAATACCTTCATGTCCCCTTATTATCAGCGTCCTTTAGAGCTTGGAGCAGATATTGTGATACATAGTGCAAGCAAATACATTGGGGGTCATAATGATGTAGTTGCTGGTCTTGTAGTGGCTCGATGTAGTAGCTTAGGAGAGAAAATTCGTTTTTATCAAAATGCAGCTGGGGCAATCTTAGGTCCACAGGATAGCTGGCTGTTATTACGCGGTGTTAAAACGCTAGCGCTTCGTATGGAAAAGCATAATGAAAATGCACTGAAAATTGCAAATTGGCTTACTGCTCATGATCTCGTGGAAAAAGTGTATTACCCTGGTCTTGAAACACATCCAGGCTATGAAATCATGAAGAAACAAGCAACTGGATTTGGAGGCATGATTTCTTTTGCTGTCTCACACCCTGACATCGTTTCAGTACTTTTAGAAAATGTCAAAGTTATTACATTTGCAGAAAGCTTAGGGGGCGTGGAAAGTTTAATGACATTCCCAGCTCGTCAAACACATGCTGATATTCCGGAAGAAATTCGAAATCGTGTCGGAGTAACAAACTGTTTACTGCGATTATCAGTTGGAATTGAGCACGCAGATGATTTAATTAAAGATTTGAAGGAGGCATTTGATGCATACCAACAATAA
- a CDS encoding YhcN/YlaJ family sporulation lipoprotein translates to MKKSFLFVVGCMTTLSLFGCSTADQGKDGVIDDDTVRNVTYENGNNKTKMNDVNDTQDVQRNEKEQYNQSGGMRVADVAADRIVALKNVKDANVIVTDHTAYVAAVLDDNKEGNLTKDMEHKIAHEVRKADGSVHRVFVSTNPDFVNRMNGYVDKLQTGKPVSGLFDEFSEVVRRVFPNSR, encoded by the coding sequence ATGAAGAAATCGTTTTTGTTTGTTGTAGGCTGCATGACCACCCTTTCTTTATTCGGCTGCAGCACAGCAGATCAAGGTAAAGATGGCGTCATTGATGATGATACAGTCCGCAACGTCACATATGAAAATGGAAACAATAAAACGAAAATGAATGACGTAAACGATACGCAAGATGTACAGCGTAACGAAAAAGAACAATATAACCAGTCGGGCGGAATGAGAGTAGCCGATGTGGCTGCTGATCGTATCGTAGCGTTAAAAAACGTTAAAGATGCTAACGTAATCGTAACCGATCATACAGCTTACGTAGCAGCTGTATTAGACGATAACAAAGAAGGTAATCTCACAAAAGATATGGAGCATAAGATCGCACATGAAGTGAGAAAAGCTGACGGCAGTGTTCATCGAGTGTTTGTATCAACAAACCCTGACTTTGTAAACCGTATGAACGGATATGTAGACAAGCTTCAAACCGGCAAACCAGTCTCTGGACTGTTTGACGAGTTTTCAGAAGTTGTTCGCCGCGTATTCCCGAACTCACGCTAA
- a CDS encoding SIMPL domain-containing protein: MQHSYFPYEPTQQLRVDTQNREIKVIGEGSVSAVPNEISMTIGTHTENRDVQEALKENSAVSNTLLQEIKKLGINDQQIETASFTINPKYDYSDGKSTLTGYEVQHLFRVRVQDVKQAGDVYNATFSSGANVAQDLQFHVTNDDKYEQEAISKALLNAKEKAFTIANTLQLPINQIPILIEEGPVYQSSGSSPKLLAASPPIQAQSLTVSASVKVTYTY, encoded by the coding sequence ATGCAACATTCTTATTTCCCTTATGAACCTACACAGCAACTGCGCGTAGATACACAAAATAGAGAAATTAAAGTAATTGGGGAAGGAAGTGTTTCAGCAGTTCCCAATGAAATTTCCATGACGATTGGAACCCACACGGAAAACCGAGACGTTCAAGAAGCCTTAAAAGAAAATTCAGCTGTTTCAAATACTTTGCTGCAAGAGATAAAAAAACTTGGAATCAATGACCAGCAAATTGAAACAGCTTCGTTTACCATAAACCCTAAATATGATTACAGTGATGGAAAATCGACTCTTACAGGATACGAAGTACAGCACTTATTTAGAGTAAGAGTACAAGATGTAAAACAAGCTGGCGATGTCTATAACGCTACTTTTTCAAGCGGAGCCAACGTAGCGCAAGATCTTCAATTCCACGTTACAAATGATGATAAATATGAACAAGAAGCGATAAGTAAAGCTTTGCTTAACGCTAAAGAAAAGGCCTTTACCATTGCCAACACGCTGCAGCTCCCTATTAACCAAATCCCCATTTTAATCGAAGAAGGCCCCGTCTATCAGTCATCTGGCTCCTCGCCTAAGTTATTAGCAGCCTCTCCCCCTATTCAAGCTCAGTCCTTGACTGTATCTGCTTCTGTAAAAGTTACGTACACGTATTAA
- a CDS encoding sensor domain-containing diguanylate cyclase encodes MSFLLSLLPFSFLKKYRFPSGREVNKDKMFDKTNAEMLQQRVKLVSLALVVSYPIYIYIGFSLLQHAGTSQFRHTLIGIHFTSFAISSLYLFFYYVSKRKERFANYLSTIVYGYIFYYVFAAALSTINSQLFTGRVDVYMMLLISTAVLCPMKLKHLCIIFIPNHLFLLYGLSRYVPDSFSLISKQINTTAAVAIALLISYILYTYRHKEYMNHLQLKESERNFFTLFKINPYPLLLTRLSDHKVLLINNKAIHFYNLASQDLDQIDGFIIYPTDEDREDILKRLQQEKYVKNYILEAREHGDSKWVMINYELLEYQSESCILAGITDITDLKAVEHELSLHASTDMLTGILNRRSGMEKLQLELLRAKTNDTPFLLCFIDINSLKLVNDQYGHREGDWVIKTIAESISGYISKDDTLFRYGGDEFLLMAPEQTEEYVQKLWQNINEQLENKKKEFNKAYALSASYGFIICAPSDDANLDTLIQKADAAMYKQKHTRVSSAFK; translated from the coding sequence ATGTCATTTCTTCTTTCGCTTTTACCTTTCTCCTTTCTGAAGAAATATCGTTTTCCTTCCGGAAGAGAAGTTAATAAAGATAAAATGTTCGATAAAACGAATGCAGAGATGCTTCAACAGAGAGTCAAGCTAGTTTCACTTGCTCTTGTAGTTTCCTATCCTATTTATATTTATATAGGGTTTTCTTTACTTCAACATGCGGGGACATCTCAGTTTAGACATACACTAATTGGTATTCATTTCACTAGTTTTGCTATCTCCTCTCTTTATTTATTTTTCTATTATGTTAGTAAGAGAAAAGAACGGTTTGCTAACTACTTAAGCACCATTGTATATGGCTATATATTTTATTACGTATTTGCTGCAGCCCTTTCTACTATTAACAGTCAGCTTTTCACAGGTCGCGTAGACGTGTATATGATGCTTTTGATTTCCACAGCTGTTTTATGTCCTATGAAATTAAAACATCTGTGCATCATTTTTATTCCTAACCATCTTTTTTTACTATACGGCTTATCACGATATGTACCAGATTCTTTTTCTCTTATTTCAAAGCAGATCAATACAACTGCAGCAGTTGCTATCGCTTTACTTATTTCATACATTCTTTATACATACCGTCACAAAGAATATATGAATCATTTACAGCTAAAAGAAAGCGAACGTAATTTTTTTACGCTGTTCAAAATTAATCCCTATCCTTTACTATTAACGAGATTATCCGACCACAAAGTGCTGCTCATTAACAATAAAGCTATTCATTTTTACAATCTTGCTTCTCAAGATCTTGATCAAATAGACGGGTTTATAATCTATCCTACCGATGAAGATCGAGAGGATATTTTAAAACGTCTTCAACAAGAGAAATATGTAAAAAACTACATCCTAGAAGCACGTGAACATGGAGATTCTAAGTGGGTTATGATCAATTATGAATTACTAGAGTATCAAAGCGAAAGCTGCATACTCGCAGGTATTACCGATATAACCGATTTAAAAGCAGTAGAGCATGAATTGAGCTTGCACGCTTCAACTGATATGCTAACGGGAATTTTAAATCGAAGAAGCGGAATGGAAAAACTGCAGCTGGAACTGCTGAGAGCTAAAACCAATGATACACCTTTTCTATTATGTTTTATCGATATTAATTCTTTAAAACTAGTAAATGATCAATACGGTCATAGAGAAGGCGACTGGGTTATTAAAACAATTGCAGAATCAATTAGTGGTTATATTAGCAAAGATGATACGCTCTTTCGGTACGGAGGCGATGAGTTTTTATTAATGGCTCCTGAACAAACGGAAGAATACGTACAAAAGCTGTGGCAAAATATTAATGAACAGCTAGAAAATAAAAAGAAAGAATTTAATAAGGCATATGCACTGTCTGCGAGTTACGGATTTATTATATGTGCGCCTTCAGACGACGCCAACCTAGATACATTAATTCAAAAAGCAGATGCTGCCATGTATAAGCAAAAACATACGCGCGTTTCTTCCGCCTTTAAGTAA
- a CDS encoding spore coat protein, protein MPDKGYSSHFKPLKGRVVTVYRGGPESKTGYLVDVQSDYLILAVESNNNNNNNNGENNNQNNQNNQNNQNNNQQEYTLVYYHLAHVKSITEDTMSNSAQTFTGISAELELYRGKTFATTLSLMKTKYVQVNQGGPEKKAGQLLDVLGSFESAYIVLLTEDDGVIYINTEHVKSVSEYQNNNGNQTSQSANELLVSQEPEYMKSKSFNDLFAHLSHKWVSINNGGPEAVEGVLVQSRNGTFTLVQNNQVLRLQPRHVKTICVGAKGAFKQNDNNQNNEETEENGETEAAKSTEERTGGRTGSRTGGRTGRRTGGRTDDRSRGRRTGDRSGGRRTGSRSSAPAEKVIKTKNYRWKA, encoded by the coding sequence ATGCCTGATAAAGGCTATTCTTCTCACTTCAAACCCCTAAAAGGAAGAGTGGTGACCGTTTATCGTGGAGGACCTGAATCTAAAACAGGTTATTTAGTTGACGTGCAATCAGATTATTTAATCTTAGCAGTGGAAAGCAACAATAACAATAATAACAATAATGGTGAAAATAACAACCAAAACAACCAAAACAACCAAAATAACCAAAATAATAATCAACAAGAATATACACTTGTATATTATCACTTAGCCCATGTAAAAAGTATCACTGAAGATACTATGTCAAATTCGGCACAAACGTTTACTGGAATTAGCGCAGAATTAGAATTATATCGAGGAAAAACTTTTGCTACAACTTTATCATTGATGAAAACTAAATATGTGCAGGTTAACCAAGGTGGACCTGAGAAAAAAGCAGGTCAGCTTCTTGATGTCTTAGGTTCATTTGAATCTGCTTATATAGTATTACTCACAGAGGACGACGGTGTCATCTATATTAATACTGAACACGTTAAGAGTGTGAGTGAATATCAAAACAACAATGGAAATCAAACTAGTCAATCTGCAAATGAACTCTTAGTGAGCCAAGAACCAGAATATATGAAATCCAAAAGTTTTAACGATCTTTTTGCCCACCTTTCTCATAAATGGGTATCAATCAATAATGGAGGACCTGAAGCTGTAGAGGGCGTGTTAGTACAAAGCCGAAATGGTACATTTACACTTGTGCAGAATAATCAAGTATTACGCTTACAGCCAAGACACGTTAAAACCATTTGTGTAGGAGCAAAAGGGGCTTTTAAGCAAAACGATAACAATCAAAATAATGAAGAAACAGAAGAAAATGGAGAGACTGAAGCTGCGAAGTCTACAGAAGAACGCACAGGCGGACGTACGGGAAGCCGCACAGGTGGACGTACAGGACGCCGCACGGGTGGACGCACAGACGATCGTTCTCGAGGACGCCGCACAGGTGATCGCTCGGGAGGACGCCGTACGGGTTCACGCTCTTCAGCACCGGCCGAGAAAGTTATTAAAACGAAAAATTATCGTTGGAAAGCATGA
- a CDS encoding CotH kinase family protein, which produces MKQKEIPQYALFVNVKDLKEMQRDIWSEEAIQATMKFNKKRYDIDLLLRGSHIRKMKKKSYYIEFYSPKIFQRAKEIHLNAEYKDPSLMRNKLSLDFFSSLDVLSPHSQFVTLKINGKNEGIYLQLESVDELFLKKRNLADGSIFYAVDGDANFSLMSDLDKRPKTTLLSGYEDKAVREGDEEKLEKFIFNLNTWTNTEFEQNIEKYLNVDRYLSWLVGIICMQNYDGFVHNYALYLNHESGRFELIPWDYDATWGRDVNGKVMEGDYVRAQGFNTLTARLLAVNSIKKQYIQKMNNVLNNQFTIEYMKPIIYQLHEYIAPYVLKDPYVKDNLEQFYKEPEFMLSFIKERTAYIENNLLTL; this is translated from the coding sequence ATGAAGCAAAAAGAAATCCCTCAATACGCTCTGTTTGTGAATGTAAAAGATTTAAAGGAAATGCAAAGAGATATTTGGTCAGAAGAAGCGATTCAGGCAACGATGAAGTTTAACAAAAAACGCTACGATATTGATTTGCTGCTAAGAGGCTCCCACATTCGGAAGATGAAAAAAAAGTCATATTATATTGAATTTTATTCTCCAAAAATATTTCAGCGAGCCAAAGAAATACACCTAAACGCTGAATACAAAGATCCATCGCTTATGCGCAACAAATTGTCCCTCGATTTTTTCTCTTCTCTGGACGTTTTATCTCCGCATTCTCAGTTTGTCACCCTTAAGATTAATGGGAAAAATGAAGGAATATATCTTCAGCTCGAATCGGTAGACGAACTATTTTTGAAAAAAAGAAATTTAGCGGATGGATCCATATTTTATGCAGTGGACGGAGATGCGAATTTTTCTTTAATGAGCGATTTGGATAAAAGGCCGAAAACAACTTTGTTATCTGGATATGAAGATAAAGCAGTAAGAGAAGGGGATGAGGAAAAATTAGAAAAGTTTATATTTAATCTTAATACGTGGACAAATACGGAATTCGAACAGAATATTGAGAAGTACCTGAACGTCGACCGCTACTTATCTTGGTTAGTCGGTATTATTTGTATGCAGAATTACGACGGTTTTGTCCATAACTATGCTCTCTATCTAAATCATGAAAGCGGGCGCTTTGAACTGATCCCATGGGATTATGATGCAACATGGGGAAGGGATGTAAATGGAAAAGTAATGGAAGGAGACTATGTCCGCGCACAAGGATTTAATACGCTTACAGCTCGCTTACTGGCCGTGAACAGCATTAAAAAGCAATATATTCAAAAAATGAACAATGTTCTAAATAATCAATTTACAATAGAATACATGAAACCAATCATTTATCAACTGCATGAGTATATTGCTCCTTATGTATTAAAAGATCCTTACGTAAAAGATAACTTGGAACAATTTTACAAAGAACCGGAATTTATGCTGTCTTTTATAAAAGAACGAACAGCGTATATTGAAAATAACCTTTTGACTCTTTAA